The stretch of DNA GTCCCGGCTTTCCGCCGGAGTTCGCGCCGGAGAACGCGCCGCGCTCGTAGCCGAAAAGTTCGGATTCCAGCAGATTGGCGGAATCGAGGCACAGTTTACCTTGATGAAGGTCCGTCGCTGCGGTCGCTTTTTCGGTAAATTTCGTCCGCGATGACCTCCTTGCCGACGCCGGATTCTCCGGTGATCAGCACTGTCGCGTCGGTGGGAGCAGCCAGAGCGATGATATCGGAGATTTTTTTCAGCGAGTAGGAAGCGCCGATAAGGCCGGTCACCGGACATGGAAGGAGATTTCGCGTTTTTGTGAATCGTGACGTGCTGCTGTTCCTTGGTGCGGGTCGATTTCGGAAAGGAATCGGCCGTAATCCTCGTGCAGCGCCTGGAGTGAAAGAATCGGACGGCTGCTGACCACCACCTGAGCCAGTTCTCCGTTCCTGTCGAAAATGGGAACGCCTACGGTATATCCGACTTCGGGGGGATCCTTCTTCTGCACTGTAGAGAGGCGGAAAATCTTCTTTTCTCTTTGATGACGTCCATCGTCGATCCGCCGGTGAACAGAGTGCCCTCGCGGACAATATCGCCGGTGAGGCGTCCCAGGACCTCTTCCGGCTCAATGTTGGTGTTCTTTTTGTGAGCCGGA from Hornefia porci encodes:
- a CDS encoding sigma 54-interacting transcriptional regulator — its product is MTGLIGASYSLKKISDIIALAAPTDATVLITGESGVGKEVIADEIYRKSDRSDGPSSR
- a CDS encoding PAS domain-containing protein — translated: MALLQSLKADLHYFHEAGIDFKVVVDSLDDSIYITDKEGRVMYVNPAHKKNTNIEPEEVLGRLTGDIVREGTLFTGGSTMDVIKEKRRFSASLQCRRRIPPKSDIP